One region of Cheilinus undulatus linkage group 4, ASM1832078v1, whole genome shotgun sequence genomic DNA includes:
- the LOC121509068 gene encoding tubulin beta-4B chain-like produces MREIVHLQAGQCGNQIGAKFWEVISDEHGIDPTGTYHGDSDLQLDRINVYYNEASGGKYVPRAILVDLEPGTMDSVRSGPFGQIFRPDNFVFGQSGAGNNWAKGHYTEGAELVDSVLDVVRKEAESCDCLQGFQLTHSLGGGTGSGMGTLLISKIREEYPDRIMNTFSVVPSPKVSDTVVEPYNATLSVHQLVENTDETYCIDNEALYDICFRTLKLTTPTYGDLNHLVSATMSGVTTCLRFPGQLNADLRKLAVNMVPFPRLHFFMPGFAPLTSRGSQQYRALSVPELTQQMFDAKNMMAACDPRHGRYLTVAAVFRGRMSMKEVDEQMLNVQNKNSSYFVEWIPNNVKTAVCDIPPRGLKMAATFIGNSTAIQELFKRISEQFTAMFRRKAFLHWYTGEGMDEMEFTEAESNMNDLVSEYQQYQDATAEEGEFEEEGEEEVA; encoded by the exons ATGCGTGAGATAGTGCATCTGCAGGCCGGGCAGTGCGGTAACCAGATTGGAGCAAAG TTCTGGGAGGTGATCAGTGACGAGCACGGCATCGACCCTACAGGAACTTACCATGGAGACAGCGACCTGCAGCTGGACAGAATCAATGTCTACTATAATGAGGCTTCAG GTGGGAAGTACGTGCCAAGGGCCATCCTTGTGGATCTGGAGCCAGGCACCATGGACTCCGTGCGCTCTGGCCCCTTTGGACAGATCTTCAGACCTGACAActttgtttttg GCCAGAGTGGAGCTGGAAACAACTGGGCAAAGGGTCACTACACAGAGGGGGCAGAGCTGGTGGACTCAGTCCTGGATGTGGTGAGGAAGGAGGCTGAGAGCTGCGACTGCCTTCAGGGTTTCCAGCTGACACACTCTCTGGGTGGGGGTACCGGTTCTGGTATGGGAACTCTGCTCATCAGCAAGATCCGAGAGGAGTACCCCGACCGTATCATGAACACATTTAGCGTGGTGCCATCCCCTAAG GTGTCAGACACAGTCGTGGAGCCGTACAACGCCACCCTGTCTGTCCACCAGCTTGTCGAGAACACAGACGAGACCTACTGTATCGACAACGAGGCCCTGTATGACATCTGCTTCCGCACCCTCAAGTTGACCACACCCACTTACGGAGACCTGAACCACCTGGTCTCTGCCACCATGAGCGGTGTGACAACCTGCCTGCGTTTCCCTGGCCAGCTGAATGCTGACCTCCGCAAACTGGCTGTCAACATGGTGCCCTTCCCACGTCTGCACTTCTTCATGCCCGGCTTCGCCCCACTCACCAGCAGAGGCAGCCAGCAGTACAGAGCGCTCTCAGTGCCTGAGCTCACACAGCAAATGTTTGATGCCAAAAACATGATGGCCGCCTGCGACCCACGCCACGGCCGCTACCTGACTGTAGCTGCTGTCTTCCGTGGCCGCATGTCCATGAAGGAGGTGGATGAGCAGATGCTGAATGTGCAGAACAAGAACAGCAGCTACTTTGTGGAGTGGATCCCCAATAATGTGAAGACGGCCGTGTGTGACATCCCTCCCCGCGGTCTCAAGATGGCAGCGACCTTCATCGGAAACAGCACCGCCATCCAGGAGCTGTTCAAGCGCATCTCCGAGCAGTTCACCGCCATGTTCCGCCGCAAGGCCTTCCTTCACTGGTACACAGGCGAAGGCATGGATGAGATGGAGTTCACAGAGGCAGAGAGCAACATGAACGACTTGGTGTCTGAGTACCAGCAGTACCAGGACGCCACGGCCGAGGAGGGCGAGTTTGAGGAGGAAGGCGAGGAGGAGGTGGCCTGA